One genomic segment of Halalkalicoccus tibetensis includes these proteins:
- a CDS encoding FAD-binding protein, protein MYEHDVLVVGAGGAGLRAAIAAHEEGADVALVTKLHPVRSHTGAAEGGINAALREGDSWQDHAYDTMKGSDYLGDAPAIETLCQDSPQETIQLENWGMPFSREEDGRMSQRPFGGLSFPRTTYAGAETGHHLLHTLYQQVVKRGIEVYDEWYVSRLAVTEDPDPEKRQCHGVVGYDVQTGEVAGFRARDGVILATGGPGQVYDHTTNAVSNTGDGPAMAYRAGVPMEDMEFIQFHPTTLPSTGVLISEGVRGEGGILYNEKGERFMFEHGYASNSGELASRDVVARAELTEVNEGRGINDEYVHLDMRHLGEERIIDRLENILHLAGDFEGVDGLVEPMPVKPGQHYAMGGIETDENGETLVSGLYAVGECACASVHGANRLGGNALPELIVFGARAGRHAAGTDLGEAIIETGRTEDTEIGEVDTPVAPGAIHADDEAVADGGSDVDDSESRRDATRSDGGDPRSEGASVIPEPDEVVDRAVQAENRRVDHLMEKEDGVQQAELREKLQKTMTQNVNVFRTEEGLKQALRDIREVREQYQDVYVDDPSRTFNTDLQQTIEMRNLIDTAEAITLGALARDEFRGAHWRQEYQERRDEKWLKHTLLSWNDGTPELWFKPVILEGEDKTYEPKIRSY, encoded by the coding sequence ATGTACGAACACGATGTACTCGTCGTCGGCGCGGGCGGCGCCGGCCTCCGTGCGGCGATCGCGGCCCACGAGGAGGGCGCGGACGTCGCGCTCGTCACGAAACTCCACCCCGTTCGCAGCCACACCGGCGCGGCGGAGGGCGGCATCAACGCCGCGCTCCGGGAGGGCGACTCCTGGCAGGACCACGCCTACGACACGATGAAGGGTTCCGACTACCTCGGGGACGCCCCCGCGATCGAGACCCTCTGTCAGGACAGCCCCCAGGAGACGATCCAGCTCGAGAACTGGGGGATGCCGTTCTCCCGCGAGGAGGACGGTCGGATGTCCCAGCGCCCCTTCGGCGGGCTCTCGTTCCCCCGAACCACGTACGCGGGCGCCGAGACCGGTCACCACCTGCTGCACACGCTCTACCAGCAGGTCGTCAAACGCGGGATCGAGGTCTACGACGAGTGGTACGTCTCACGCCTCGCCGTGACCGAGGACCCCGACCCCGAGAAACGCCAGTGTCACGGCGTCGTCGGCTACGACGTTCAAACCGGTGAAGTCGCGGGCTTCCGGGCGCGAGACGGCGTCATCCTCGCGACCGGCGGGCCCGGCCAGGTCTACGACCACACCACCAACGCCGTCTCGAACACGGGCGACGGCCCCGCGATGGCCTACCGGGCGGGCGTTCCGATGGAGGACATGGAGTTCATCCAGTTCCACCCGACGACGCTCCCGAGCACCGGCGTGCTCATCTCCGAGGGCGTCCGTGGCGAGGGCGGGATCCTCTACAACGAGAAGGGCGAGCGGTTCATGTTCGAACACGGCTACGCCTCCAATTCGGGCGAGCTCGCCTCCCGCGACGTGGTCGCTCGCGCGGAGCTCACCGAGGTCAACGAGGGCCGCGGCATCAACGACGAGTACGTCCACCTCGACATGCGCCACCTGGGCGAGGAGCGCATCATCGACCGCCTCGAGAACATCCTGCACCTGGCGGGCGACTTCGAGGGCGTCGACGGGCTCGTCGAGCCGATGCCCGTCAAGCCCGGCCAGCACTACGCGATGGGCGGCATCGAGACCGACGAGAACGGCGAGACGCTCGTTTCGGGGCTCTACGCCGTCGGCGAGTGTGCCTGTGCGTCGGTCCACGGCGCGAACAGGCTGGGCGGGAACGCGCTGCCCGAGCTCATCGTCTTCGGCGCACGGGCGGGACGGCACGCCGCGGGAACGGACCTCGGCGAGGCGATCATCGAGACCGGGCGGACCGAGGACACGGAGATCGGCGAGGTCGACACTCCGGTCGCGCCCGGCGCGATCCACGCCGACGACGAGGCCGTCGCCGACGGGGGTTCGGACGTCGACGACTCCGAATCACGTCGGGACGCGACGCGGTCCGACGGTGGCGACCCCCGGAGCGAGGGGGCGAGCGTCATCCCCGAGCCCGACGAGGTCGTCGACCGGGCCGTCCAGGCCGAGAACCGCCGGGTCGATCACCTGATGGAGAAAGAGGACGGCGTCCAGCAGGCCGAGCTCCGCGAGAAGCTCCAGAAGACGATGACCCAGAACGTCAACGTGTTCCGGACCGAGGAGGGGCTCAAGCAGGCGCTGCGCGACATCCGCGAGGTGCGCGAGCAGTACCAGGACGTCTACGTCGACGACCCCTCGCGGACGTTCAACACCGACCTCCAACAGACCATCGAGATGCGCAACCTGATCGACACCGCCGAGGCGATCACGCTGGGCGCGCTCGCGCGCGACGAGTTCCGGGGCGCCCACTGGCGCCAGGAGTACCAGGAACGGCGCGACGAGAAGTGGCTCAAACACACGCTGCTCTCGTGGAACGACGGCACGCCCGAGCTCTGGTTCAAGCCCGTCATCCTCGAGGGCGAGGACAAGACCTACGAGCCGAAGATCCGCAGCTACTGA
- a CDS encoding MarR family transcriptional regulator yields MTVVGEPKHGSLPEELSSSTAKLVYLYLRTAGDATPDQLQSALGVKKLTLFPVLHRLETEGFIETVDGGGSYSAIR; encoded by the coding sequence ATGACCGTAGTCGGAGAGCCCAAACATGGATCGCTGCCCGAAGAACTGTCCTCCTCGACCGCCAAGCTCGTCTACCTCTACCTGCGGACGGCGGGCGACGCCACGCCCGACCAGCTACAGTCCGCGCTCGGGGTGAAGAAGCTCACGCTCTTCCCGGTGTTGCACCGCCTCGAGACCGAGGGCTTCATCGAGACGGTCGATGGGGGCGGGAGCTACTCCGCCATCCGATAG
- a CDS encoding GNAT family N-acetyltransferase, whose amino-acid sequence MRIEPAELEEIEAIADLWVRLAVGQRAFGSHLASEANRTRIEESMGHYAAEGNLLVAREDDTLLGFAMFSIEQRLYVADETRGLVHNLFVVPEKRGEGIGSALLEEAERALQEDGAAVIGIEVLAENEDARRFYDERGYRPHRVELEKRVETDNTP is encoded by the coding sequence ATGCGGATCGAACCCGCGGAGCTCGAGGAGATCGAAGCGATCGCCGACCTCTGGGTGCGCCTGGCGGTCGGCCAGCGTGCCTTCGGCTCCCACCTCGCGAGCGAGGCCAACCGCACGCGCATCGAGGAGTCGATGGGCCACTACGCCGCGGAGGGGAACCTGCTGGTGGCCCGCGAGGACGATACGCTCCTCGGGTTTGCCATGTTCTCGATCGAGCAACGGCTCTACGTCGCCGACGAGACCCGCGGGCTCGTCCACAACCTCTTCGTCGTCCCCGAGAAGCGCGGCGAGGGGATCGGCTCGGCGCTGCTGGAAGAGGCCGAGAGGGCTCTACAGGAAGACGGCGCGGCGGTGATCGGGATCGAGGTGCTCGCCGAGAACGAGGACGCCCGGCGCTTCTACGACGAGCGGGGCTACCGGCCCCATCGCGTCGAGCTAGAGAAACGAGTCGAAACCGATAACACCCCATAG
- a CDS encoding CBS domain-containing protein: protein MVEDLTARDAMTTAYVGVSESDTVGDVIDVMIEEGVSEVVVLRGSEAVGTVTEHDLLRAATTGTIPVEAGIASMMSGAGPSVDAETPLSEAASELSTADRRQLIVRNGERIVGVLTCQDVITATASILSAPEPEEGLSDAAETNAGAETASENPEYTTQSVCEVCGSLMPNLASVNGQAVCGDCRGV from the coding sequence ATGGTAGAAGACCTCACTGCCCGGGACGCGATGACGACCGCCTACGTGGGGGTGAGCGAGTCGGATACGGTCGGCGACGTCATCGACGTGATGATCGAGGAGGGCGTCAGCGAGGTCGTCGTCCTCCGGGGATCGGAGGCCGTCGGCACGGTCACCGAACACGACCTCCTGCGGGCCGCGACCACCGGGACGATCCCCGTCGAGGCCGGCATCGCCTCAATGATGTCCGGTGCGGGGCCGAGCGTCGACGCGGAGACGCCCCTCTCGGAGGCCGCGAGCGAGCTCTCGACGGCCGACAGGCGCCAGCTGATCGTGCGAAACGGCGAGCGGATCGTCGGCGTGCTCACCTGCCAGGACGTGATCACCGCCACGGCGTCGATCCTCTCGGCGCCCGAGCCCGAGGAGGGGCTGTCGGACGCCGCCGAGACGAACGCGGGAGCGGAGACGGCCTCGGAGAACCCCGAGTACACCACCCAGAGCGTCTGTGAGGTCTGCGGGTCGCTGATGCCGAACCTGGCGTCGGTCAACGGCCAGGCCGTCTGCGGGGACTGCCGGGGGGTCTGA
- the udk gene encoding uridine kinase produces MTIPSFVLGIAGGTGAGKTTVAREVTAGLEGADSRTDRRVEPGEGFEEDQPDAEGSAGAVTHVPLDNYYEDRPELTLDEREEINYDHPSAFDWELLREHFDRLLSGQPIEMPQYDFETHSRTGERVRVEPTDVVVLEGILALHDEAIVDMLDLRLYVETDADVRILRRIRRDVLERGRSLEGVIDQYLSTVKPMHEQFVEPTKKEADLVIPEGANTVAIDLLEAAIAAARDRQLGGAPATEAEPGTPLLEYDD; encoded by the coding sequence ATGACCATCCCCTCGTTCGTGCTCGGGATCGCCGGCGGCACCGGCGCGGGCAAGACGACCGTCGCCCGGGAGGTCACCGCCGGGCTCGAAGGTGCCGACTCCCGGACCGACCGACGGGTCGAGCCCGGGGAGGGCTTCGAGGAGGACCAGCCGGACGCCGAGGGCTCCGCCGGGGCCGTGACGCACGTCCCGCTCGACAACTACTACGAGGATCGTCCGGAGCTCACGCTCGACGAGCGCGAGGAGATCAACTACGACCACCCCTCGGCGTTCGACTGGGAGCTGCTCCGGGAGCATTTCGACCGGCTGCTCTCGGGTCAGCCCATCGAGATGCCCCAGTACGACTTCGAGACCCACAGCCGCACCGGCGAGCGGGTCCGCGTCGAGCCGACCGACGTCGTCGTCCTCGAGGGGATCCTCGCGCTCCACGACGAGGCGATCGTCGACATGCTCGACCTCCGGCTCTACGTCGAGACCGACGCCGACGTGCGGATCCTCCGGCGCATCCGCCGGGACGTCCTCGAACGGGGCCGGAGCCTCGAGGGCGTGATCGACCAGTATCTCTCGACGGTCAAACCGATGCACGAGCAGTTCGTCGAGCCGACGAAGAAGGAGGCCGACCTCGTCATCCCCGAGGGGGCCAACACGGTCGCGATCGACCTGCTGGAGGCGGCGATCGCGGCCGCCCGCGACCGACAGCTCGGCGGCGCGCCGGCCACCGAGGCCGAACCCGGGACGCCGCTGCTCGAGTACGACGACTAA
- a CDS encoding DUF5785 family protein gives MDWPHDPDGEQGSEGMRQYGMAIFAKKVDEEEDFPLAFEEFVAEYGDDPIRINSKTVVPAREILEGVDTEEVPDIVEFHRAIGRAMREGGFWEYHPVGANPERNPA, from the coding sequence ATGGACTGGCCACACGACCCCGACGGCGAGCAGGGCAGCGAGGGGATGCGACAGTACGGGATGGCGATCTTCGCGAAGAAGGTCGACGAGGAGGAGGACTTCCCGCTCGCGTTCGAGGAGTTCGTCGCCGAGTACGGCGACGATCCCATCCGGATCAACTCGAAGACGGTCGTCCCCGCCCGCGAGATCCTCGAGGGCGTCGACACCGAGGAGGTCCCCGACATCGTCGAGTTCCACCGCGCGATCGGCCGCGCGATGCGCGAGGGCGGCTTCTGGGAGTACCACCCCGTCGGCGCGAACCCCGAGCGAAACCCGGCTTAG
- a CDS encoding type II CAAX endopeptidase family protein: protein MDTRTTDTGPLAYAITLVTVLAIGFAGFAVGSIFTLVAAALLGAFGIDVFGRPVLQIVVGVVTLQGLGFGSVALFYLSTRDEGFDLLMLSMPDLRDLIWIAAGLVSLFVVLIGVSLVQMTFGIESAEHGLQELGTQNPEILLVLVPLSILLVGPGEELLFRGVIQQLLRNRFGVAVGIAIASVIFAVAHVGSLTGEGLLPTLVTYVLLSVVLGVSYEYSENLVVPSVIHGLFNAIQFLILYWGTTTGNVPALLLI, encoded by the coding sequence ATGGATACCCGTACGACGGATACCGGACCGCTCGCGTACGCCATCACGCTCGTCACCGTCCTCGCCATCGGCTTCGCGGGGTTCGCCGTCGGATCGATCTTCACCCTCGTCGCCGCGGCCCTCCTCGGGGCGTTCGGGATCGACGTCTTCGGCAGGCCCGTGCTCCAGATCGTCGTCGGCGTCGTCACGCTTCAGGGACTGGGCTTCGGCTCGGTCGCACTGTTCTACCTCTCGACCCGCGACGAGGGGTTCGACCTGCTGATGCTGTCGATGCCCGACCTCCGTGACCTGATCTGGATCGCGGCTGGCCTGGTCTCGCTGTTCGTCGTGCTGATCGGGGTCAGCCTCGTCCAGATGACCTTCGGCATCGAGTCGGCCGAGCACGGCCTTCAGGAGCTCGGCACCCAGAACCCCGAGATCCTGCTCGTGCTCGTCCCGCTGTCGATCCTGCTCGTGGGCCCCGGCGAGGAGCTGCTCTTTCGTGGCGTCATCCAGCAGCTCCTCAGGAACCGCTTCGGGGTCGCCGTCGGGATCGCGATCGCGAGCGTCATCTTCGCCGTCGCCCACGTCGGCTCGCTCACCGGCGAGGGGCTGCTGCCGACGCTCGTCACCTACGTCCTCCTGAGCGTCGTTCTCGGGGTGAGCTACGAGTACAGCGAGAACCTCGTCGTCCCCTCGGTGATCCACGGGCTGTTCAACGCGATCCAGTTCCTCATCCTCTACTGGGGAACGACCACCGGCAACGTCCCGGCGCTGCTTCTGATCTAG
- a CDS encoding amidohydrolase family protein produces MELAITDALLVTFDPDRDGSGVVEDGAVGVTDGEITFVGSSVELDARSADRVIDAAGRAVLPGFVDAHVHTPLTLLRGGTQDLPEIEWMTRGLEPLARAMTDEDRVAGARLGVLEGLRSGVTTFGEYTGEVGRIVEEVYDPFGARVAATETINEVAEMVGHDDPGEAYPLDRSKGKAALSRAEALFDRYGDDPLVTPMYGPQALDMVSPGLLGEIRDRADERGASIHMHVAQGDRERRQVRARYGPDATTVGVLDEYGLLDERLIAVHCHGATEDERARIAGSGARTICCPSSIAAIDGVVPPVAELLAAGAPVGLGTDQAPGPGGHDMGRELRTASLLAKTDRGDPTALPAWEALRLGTVGGARALGLDSVGRIAVGARADLAVFALDSLGTAPAVTEPLHTAIPNLVYGGADAEAVFVDGEPIVLDGEFTAIDERAVLEEASERAEAVFSRAAEDWRAADSKLVGAAREGRL; encoded by the coding sequence ATGGAGCTCGCGATCACCGACGCGCTCCTGGTCACGTTCGACCCCGACCGCGACGGCTCGGGAGTCGTCGAGGACGGCGCGGTCGGCGTCACGGACGGCGAGATCACGTTCGTCGGGTCGAGCGTGGAGCTCGATGCCCGAAGCGCGGATCGGGTCATCGATGCCGCCGGCCGGGCCGTGCTCCCGGGATTCGTCGACGCGCACGTCCACACCCCGCTGACGCTGCTGCGCGGCGGCACACAGGACCTCCCCGAGATCGAGTGGATGACCCGAGGGCTCGAGCCGCTCGCGCGGGCGATGACCGACGAGGACCGGGTCGCGGGCGCCCGGCTGGGCGTGCTCGAAGGGCTTCGCTCGGGCGTGACGACCTTCGGCGAGTACACGGGCGAGGTCGGACGGATCGTCGAGGAGGTCTACGATCCGTTCGGCGCGCGCGTCGCGGCGACCGAGACGATCAACGAGGTGGCCGAAATGGTCGGTCACGACGACCCCGGCGAGGCGTACCCGCTCGATCGCTCGAAGGGCAAGGCCGCGCTCTCGCGGGCCGAGGCGTTGTTCGATCGGTACGGCGACGATCCCCTCGTGACGCCCATGTACGGCCCGCAGGCGCTCGACATGGTCTCGCCCGGTCTCCTCGGGGAGATCCGCGACCGGGCGGACGAACGCGGGGCGTCGATCCACATGCACGTCGCCCAGGGCGATCGCGAGCGCCGCCAGGTGCGGGCGCGCTACGGCCCCGACGCCACCACTGTGGGCGTCCTCGACGAGTACGGGCTGCTCGACGAGCGGCTGATCGCGGTGCACTGTCACGGCGCGACGGAGGACGAGCGCGCCCGGATCGCCGGGAGCGGTGCCCGGACGATCTGCTGTCCGAGCTCGATCGCGGCCATCGACGGGGTCGTTCCCCCGGTCGCGGAGCTCCTCGCGGCGGGCGCCCCGGTCGGGCTCGGGACCGACCAGGCGCCAGGCCCCGGCGGCCACGACATGGGCCGGGAGCTGCGGACGGCGAGCCTGCTCGCGAAGACCGATCGCGGCGACCCGACGGCGCTGCCGGCCTGGGAGGCGCTCCGGCTGGGGACCGTCGGCGGTGCGCGGGCGCTCGGGCTCGATTCGGTCGGACGGATCGCGGTCGGTGCCCGGGCGGACCTGGCCGTCTTCGCGCTCGACTCGCTCGGGACCGCACCCGCGGTCACGGAGCCGCTCCACACCGCGATCCCGAACCTCGTCTACGGCGGCGCGGACGCCGAGGCCGTGTTCGTCGACGGCGAGCCGATCGTGCTCGACGGCGAGTTCACCGCGATCGACGAACGAGCGGTTCTCGAGGAGGCGAGCGAGCGCGCCGAGGCGGTCTTCTCGCGGGCCGCCGAGGACTGGCGGGCGGCCGACTCGAAGCTCGTCGGGGCGGCAAGGGAGGGCCGGCTGTAG
- a CDS encoding pyridoxal phosphate-dependent aminotransferase: MTDSGNHRITERVAASERSAIRVMFDMAEAHDGELVRLEVGEPDFDTPEHVTEAAFEAARSGETHYTSNAGMPELREAIAAGREGRTAEDVVVTTGGMEALHLAMLTVAESGSEVVIPAPSWPNYAVQARLADATPIEVGLPEEEGFALDPETMIDAMTEETSVVVLTSPSNPTGRVFEPEAVREVAAAAAEHDAYVIADEVYRGLVYEGADRAMASYVDDPERVLTVDSCSKRYAMTGWRIGWLSGPTPVIDEVTKIHEATTACASSVAQHAALAAIEGPQEPVERMYEAFRERREYVVERIGSIPNVSAAPPEGAFYAFLDVGALPGDTLSIAKRLLREHGVVTAPGNGFGEAGAGYLRVSFANDLPRLERGFDGIEAMVREEV, translated from the coding sequence ATGACCGATTCCGGGAACCACCGGATCACCGAGCGCGTCGCGGCCTCCGAGCGCTCGGCGATCCGCGTGATGTTCGACATGGCCGAGGCCCACGACGGCGAGCTCGTTCGCCTGGAGGTCGGCGAGCCCGACTTCGACACGCCCGAGCACGTCACCGAGGCGGCCTTCGAGGCAGCCCGGTCGGGCGAGACCCACTACACCTCGAACGCCGGGATGCCTGAGCTCCGGGAAGCGATCGCGGCCGGGCGGGAGGGCCGGACCGCGGAGGACGTGGTCGTGACGACCGGAGGAATGGAGGCGCTGCATCTCGCGATGCTCACCGTCGCCGAGTCGGGCTCGGAGGTCGTGATCCCCGCGCCGTCCTGGCCCAACTACGCGGTCCAGGCCCGCCTGGCCGACGCGACCCCGATCGAGGTCGGGCTCCCCGAGGAGGAGGGGTTCGCGCTCGATCCCGAAACGATGATCGACGCCATGACCGAGGAGACCTCCGTCGTCGTCCTGACCTCCCCCTCGAACCCCACTGGGCGGGTGTTCGAGCCCGAGGCGGTCCGGGAGGTCGCCGCCGCGGCGGCCGAACACGACGCCTACGTGATCGCCGACGAGGTCTACCGCGGGCTCGTCTACGAGGGCGCCGACCGCGCGATGGCGAGCTACGTCGACGACCCCGAGCGGGTGCTCACGGTCGATTCGTGCTCGAAGCGCTACGCGATGACGGGCTGGCGGATCGGTTGGCTCTCGGGCCCGACCCCGGTGATCGACGAGGTGACGAAGATCCACGAGGCGACGACCGCCTGCGCCTCGAGCGTCGCCCAGCACGCCGCGCTGGCGGCGATCGAGGGGCCACAAGAACCGGTCGAGCGGATGTACGAGGCCTTCCGTGAACGCCGCGAGTACGTCGTCGAGCGGATCGGGTCGATCCCAAACGTCTCGGCGGCCCCGCCGGAGGGCGCCTTCTACGCCTTCCTCGACGTGGGCGCGCTGCCCGGCGACACCCTCTCAATCGCGAAGCGCCTGCTCCGGGAGCACGGCGTCGTCACCGCGCCGGGCAACGGCTTCGGCGAGGCCGGCGCGGGCTACCTGCGGGTGAGCTTCGCGAACGACCTCCCGCGGCTCGAGAGGGGGTTCGACGGGATCGAGGCGATGGTCCGCGAGGAGGTCTGA
- a CDS encoding cold-shock protein, protein MANGKVDFFNDTGGYGFISTEDADDDVFFHMEDVGGPDLEEGTDIEFDIEQAPKGPRATNVVRA, encoded by the coding sequence ATGGCAAACGGAAAAGTTGATTTCTTCAACGACACTGGCGGCTACGGATTTATTTCCACTGAGGATGCGGATGATGACGTTTTCTTCCACATGGAGGACGTTGGCGGCCCGGACCTCGAGGAAGGCACAGACATTGAATTCGACATCGAACAGGCCCCCAAGGGCCCCCGAGCGACCAACGTCGTTCGCGCCTAA
- a CDS encoding dodecin family protein has translation MGDTVKVIELVGSSTESWEDAAQNALDDADATLENINGIEIESQTADVEDGRIEQYTTTVHVAFVLQNRE, from the coding sequence ATGGGAGATACTGTCAAAGTCATCGAACTGGTGGGGAGTTCGACCGAATCCTGGGAAGACGCCGCTCAGAATGCGCTCGATGACGCCGATGCGACGTTGGAAAACATCAACGGCATCGAAATAGAGTCACAGACGGCGGACGTAGAGGACGGACGGATCGAGCAGTACACGACGACCGTCCACGTGGCGTTCGTACTACAAAACCGAGAATAG
- a CDS encoding CAP domain-containing protein → MGRIGSPVVAVIRRLIGAVFSLLSLLVFVALLLGLLWSASLMGLVDTSEVDQPVVEDVVEPPEWFIDSPFVWEVPAQEEGGEPPEVDPDAEPAEGDPGTTSEGDVSSDEVEAEIHAQVNEIRAEHGLSELDHDDEIAGIARTHSQDMNERDYFSHTNPEGESPADRFGDLHPSECRAVGENLAYIQTGIGSGGSAEEIAERIVQGWMDSEGHRENILRDGWDSEGIGVYMDDGRVDATQKFCTTT, encoded by the coding sequence ATGGGGAGAATCGGATCGCCGGTGGTCGCCGTGATCAGGCGGCTGATCGGCGCGGTGTTCTCGCTGCTGAGCCTCCTGGTGTTCGTCGCCCTCCTGCTGGGACTGCTCTGGTCGGCCTCGCTGATGGGGCTGGTCGACACGAGCGAGGTCGACCAGCCGGTCGTCGAGGACGTCGTCGAACCGCCGGAATGGTTCATCGACTCGCCGTTCGTCTGGGAAGTGCCCGCCCAGGAGGAGGGCGGCGAGCCGCCGGAGGTAGACCCTGACGCCGAGCCGGCAGAGGGTGATCCCGGCACCACCTCCGAGGGTGACGTGAGCTCCGACGAGGTCGAGGCCGAGATCCACGCACAGGTCAACGAGATCCGCGCCGAGCACGGGCTGAGCGAGCTCGACCACGACGACGAGATCGCCGGGATCGCCCGGACCCACAGCCAGGACATGAACGAGCGCGACTACTTCAGCCACACCAATCCGGAGGGTGAGTCGCCGGCCGACCGCTTCGGCGACCTCCACCCCTCCGAGTGCCGTGCCGTGGGTGAGAACCTCGCGTACATCCAGACCGGGATCGGCTCGGGCGGCTCCGCCGAGGAGATCGCCGAACGGATCGTCCAGGGCTGGATGGACTCGGAGGGCCACCGCGAGAACATCCTCCGTGACGGCTGGGACAGCGAAGGGATCGGCGTCTATATGGACGACGGCCGGGTCGACGCCACCCAGAAGTTCTGCACGACGACCTGA
- a CDS encoding uracil-DNA glycosylase, which translates to MDADQLSASNPFGMDEECTNCPKLCETREEIAHGYGDVGAEFLFVGERPSPGADETGIPFFGDERGEAFQEVLRALGFATQEPGEEPELDNAYLTLLTRCRHPERPPTDEEITNCEPYLNAEVRMINPEIIVPVGERALREIATEYTTTPAEEFDIEEDHATEIRGRGFEIVPTIHPAEGTDDQREAFLEAFSDLFGRDYRQTKGRQGR; encoded by the coding sequence ATGGACGCCGATCAGCTCTCGGCCAGCAACCCCTTCGGGATGGACGAGGAGTGTACGAACTGCCCGAAACTCTGTGAGACTCGAGAAGAGATCGCCCACGGCTACGGCGACGTGGGTGCGGAGTTCCTCTTCGTCGGCGAACGCCCCTCGCCGGGCGCCGACGAGACGGGGATCCCCTTCTTCGGCGACGAGCGTGGCGAGGCGTTTCAGGAGGTCCTCCGCGCGCTCGGTTTCGCCACCCAGGAGCCGGGCGAGGAGCCCGAACTCGACAACGCCTATCTCACCCTACTCACGCGCTGTCGTCATCCCGAGCGCCCACCCACGGATGAAGAGATCACGAACTGCGAGCCCTACCTGAACGCCGAGGTCCGGATGATCAACCCCGAGATCATCGTCCCCGTCGGCGAACGCGCCCTGCGGGAGATCGCGACCGAGTACACCACGACCCCCGCCGAGGAGTTCGACATCGAGGAGGACCACGCGACCGAGATCCGCGGGCGCGGGTTCGAGATCGTGCCGACCATCCACCCCGCCGAGGGAACCGACGACCAGCGTGAGGCGTTCCTTGAGGCGTTTTCCGATCTCTTCGGCCGGGACTACCGCCAGACGAAGGGGCGCCAGGGCCGATAG
- a CDS encoding DUF2062 domain-containing protein yields MVREALRSYRERVRSEFVSAFDEDRSPHEIAASFATGIFITSLPTLGTGLLLFVAIVYLFERVSRIALFASLIVLNPAAKWGVYAGSFWIGTQLLGPVPGVTLAEVSFSAGPDVVTRLLVGNLVLAVLFTVVGYVAVHRLVREYRKRDIEVDVEELLPEALVEQDVSTRDD; encoded by the coding sequence ATGGTGCGCGAGGCGCTGCGGTCGTATCGCGAGCGGGTCCGCTCCGAGTTCGTCTCGGCGTTCGACGAGGACCGCTCGCCCCACGAGATCGCCGCCAGCTTCGCCACCGGGATATTCATCACGTCGCTGCCGACGCTCGGCACCGGCCTCCTCCTGTTCGTCGCGATCGTCTACCTGTTCGAGCGCGTCAGCCGGATCGCGCTGTTCGCCTCGCTGATCGTGCTCAACCCCGCGGCGAAGTGGGGCGTCTACGCGGGGAGCTTCTGGATCGGGACGCAGCTGCTCGGGCCGGTGCCCGGCGTGACGCTCGCGGAGGTCTCCTTCTCGGCGGGCCCGGACGTCGTCACGCGCCTCCTCGTTGGCAACCTCGTCCTCGCGGTCCTGTTCACGGTCGTCGGCTACGTCGCCGTCCACAGGCTCGTCCGGGAGTACCGAAAGCGCGACATCGAGGTCGACGTCGAGGAGCTGCTCCCGGAGGCGCTCGTGGAACAAGACGTTTCCACGCGGGACGACTGA